In Hydrogenovibrio thermophilus, the following are encoded in one genomic region:
- a CDS encoding hybrid sensor histidine kinase/response regulator, with protein MTHESTGLDAIHLGDVELASAVVQSRGEAEWWIESQNDAALAIWGDYDISQDISLRLSLLEADKKRIPSSFLHKIPGNIQSLRFIVTPYQGRLLVQFFPDFSEHHSEDDGIFDFYETVLEASHNGVFDFNLTDETVKYSRNVHEICGVTVSDLGRTKSDFFKRIHPDDIEAVDEALEMHLETAWPFEVEFRFKTAMGIYIWLQSCGKAIKDTEDDEAVRFVGNLVNISERKFVEDMVKQREQLVEQIIDSLPISIYVKDDKGCFRFFSEQTEKDTGIDRAMAIGKTDYEIFPIEQARQSALQDQQVVESRRLMVTEEPVQLPNGECRWLMQGKGPITIYEDDSVKNWLLGFSLDITERKLAEDLQRDAKIAAEEAVQTKSEFLSVMSHEIRTPLNSVIGTAQLLQDMVLEDEQKHYVDMIRHSGEHLLQLINDILDFNKLEANKVELESAAFDLSTLVGSILDMNRLLADKKGLKLSEHYSDGLSAFYLGDAARVRQILLNLVGNALKFTSEGEISIRVRPTENKRVRFEVTDSGIGIRPEQIDKLFSAFTQADASTTRQFGGTGLGLSICKKLVDMMGGDIGIDSEYGQGSTFWFELPLVPAKAPEKPVEVSPEVETAPLNILVAEDNLPNQLLVKAILSKLGHQVLVVGNGLEAVQSVEMAESPFDVVLMDMQMPEMDGLTATQHIRELPSSRASVPIIALTANALSGDREKVLDAGMNDYLTKPIDVSQLKRLLNVWGTANQRLPGFE; from the coding sequence ATGACACATGAATCCACCGGGCTGGACGCCATTCACCTTGGAGACGTTGAACTCGCTTCGGCCGTGGTGCAGTCTCGCGGCGAAGCGGAATGGTGGATTGAGTCGCAAAATGACGCTGCCCTAGCCATCTGGGGCGATTACGACATCTCGCAGGACATCTCCTTGCGCTTATCGCTGTTGGAAGCCGACAAAAAGCGCATTCCCAGCAGTTTTCTGCATAAAATCCCCGGCAATATCCAGTCGTTACGTTTCATTGTGACACCGTACCAAGGTCGTTTGCTGGTACAGTTTTTTCCCGATTTTTCCGAACACCATTCCGAAGACGACGGTATTTTCGATTTCTATGAAACCGTTCTGGAAGCTTCCCATAATGGCGTGTTCGATTTTAACTTGACCGACGAAACGGTCAAATACAGTCGTAATGTCCATGAAATCTGTGGCGTCACCGTATCCGATTTGGGGCGAACCAAATCCGATTTCTTTAAACGCATCCACCCGGATGATATCGAGGCGGTGGACGAAGCGCTGGAAATGCATCTGGAAACCGCTTGGCCGTTTGAAGTGGAGTTTCGTTTCAAAACAGCGATGGGCATTTACATCTGGTTGCAAAGTTGTGGTAAGGCAATCAAAGATACCGAAGACGATGAAGCGGTGCGTTTTGTCGGCAATCTGGTCAATATTTCCGAACGAAAATTTGTCGAAGACATGGTGAAGCAACGTGAGCAACTGGTCGAACAAATCATCGACAGCTTGCCGATTAGCATTTACGTAAAAGATGACAAAGGCTGTTTCCGCTTTTTCAGCGAGCAAACCGAAAAAGATACCGGCATCGATCGCGCCATGGCCATCGGTAAAACCGATTATGAAATTTTCCCGATTGAGCAGGCCAGACAATCGGCCTTGCAAGATCAGCAGGTGGTCGAATCCAGACGCTTGATGGTCACCGAAGAACCGGTGCAATTGCCGAACGGTGAATGCCGTTGGTTAATGCAGGGGAAAGGTCCGATTACCATTTACGAAGACGATTCGGTTAAAAACTGGCTACTCGGTTTCTCGCTCGACATTACCGAGCGTAAATTGGCGGAAGACTTACAGCGTGATGCGAAAATTGCCGCGGAAGAAGCGGTACAAACCAAGTCCGAGTTTTTATCGGTGATGAGTCATGAAATCCGTACACCGTTGAACTCGGTGATCGGGACCGCGCAACTGTTGCAGGATATGGTGCTGGAAGACGAACAAAAGCATTATGTCGATATGATTCGCCACTCCGGTGAGCACCTGTTGCAGTTGATTAACGATATTCTTGATTTCAACAAGCTGGAAGCCAATAAGGTGGAGCTGGAATCGGCGGCGTTTGACTTGTCGACGTTGGTCGGCAGCATTCTGGATATGAATCGTCTGTTGGCGGATAAAAAGGGTCTCAAGCTTTCAGAACACTATTCGGATGGCTTGTCGGCGTTTTACCTCGGTGATGCGGCACGCGTACGACAGATCCTTTTGAACCTGGTCGGCAATGCGTTGAAATTCACCTCGGAAGGGGAAATATCGATTCGGGTTCGGCCGACCGAGAACAAACGTGTGCGCTTTGAGGTGACGGATTCCGGTATTGGCATTCGTCCTGAGCAAATCGATAAATTGTTTTCCGCATTTACGCAAGCCGATGCGTCCACCACGCGTCAATTCGGCGGCACCGGGTTGGGCTTGTCCATCTGTAAAAAGCTGGTGGACATGATGGGCGGTGACATCGGCATTGACAGTGAATATGGCCAAGGCAGCACCTTCTGGTTCGAATTGCCTCTGGTACCGGCCAAAGCGCCGGAAAAACCGGTGGAGGTGTCACCGGAAGTGGAAACGGCACCGTTGAATATTCTGGTGGCGGAAGACAATTTGCCGAATCAGTTATTGGTGAAAGCCATTTTGTCCAAACTCGGGCATCAGGTGTTGGTGGTCGGTAACGGGCTGGAAGCGGTTCAGTCCGTGGAAATGGCCGAGTCACCCTTTGATGTGGTACTGATGGATATGCAGATGCCGGAAATGGACGGGCTGACAGCCACTCAGCATATTCGGGAATTACCGTCCAGCCGGGCGAGTGTGCCGATCATCGCCTTGACCGCCAATGCGCTCAGCGGAGATCGTGAAAAGGTTTTGGACGCCGGTATGAATGATTACCTGACCAAACCGATAGATGTATCGCAGTTGAAGCGGTTATTGAATGTTTGGGGTACGGCCAATCAGCGATTGCCGGGGTTTGAGTAA
- a CDS encoding cytochrome C assembly family protein yields the protein MAISVFIALFSSLLYLYATHILWQRFKSDESEAANFNRHKLLLIAALAAVVHLISFSGHLFSDGMLMFRFGTGLSLISWIAVVILLITNINKATENLGIFIFPLAALTTLLPFTGTTLQPLPLALGSHILISITAYSIMGLAAAQATLYAIQERRFQKRQLSIVFKNLPPLQIMEKTLIQLVIIGFIFLSFALLSGVFFMEDIFAQHLVHKTFFAILAWLTYGLLIFGHFQFGWRGQKAAYYTIWAYFLLILSYIGTEIVLNFMMHAKG from the coding sequence ATGGCCATCAGCGTTTTCATCGCACTTTTTTCCAGTCTGCTCTATCTGTATGCCACCCATATTCTATGGCAGCGCTTTAAAAGTGACGAGAGCGAAGCGGCGAACTTCAACCGTCACAAGCTATTGCTGATCGCCGCCTTGGCTGCCGTCGTGCACTTGATTTCCTTCTCCGGCCACTTGTTCAGCGACGGCATGCTGATGTTCCGCTTCGGTACCGGATTATCGTTGATTTCATGGATTGCCGTGGTGATTTTGCTGATCACCAATATCAATAAAGCCACCGAAAACCTCGGCATTTTCATCTTCCCGTTGGCGGCATTGACAACCCTACTCCCGTTCACCGGCACCACGCTCCAGCCATTGCCGTTGGCACTGGGCAGCCACATCCTGATTTCCATCACCGCTTACAGCATCATGGGACTGGCGGCGGCGCAAGCCACCTTGTACGCCATTCAGGAAAGACGGTTCCAAAAACGCCAATTGAGCATTGTCTTTAAAAACCTGCCCCCGCTGCAAATCATGGAAAAAACCTTGATTCAGCTGGTCATTATCGGATTCATTTTCTTGAGCTTCGCGCTTTTGAGCGGCGTCTTCTTTATGGAAGACATTTTCGCGCAACATCTGGTGCACAAAACCTTCTTCGCCATCCTGGCCTGGCTGACCTACGGCCTGTTAATTTTCGGCCACTTCCAGTTCGGTTGGCGCGGCCAGAAAGCGGCTTATTACACCATCTGGGCGTATTTCCTGCTCATTCTAAGTTACATCGGCACGGAAATCGTTCTGAACTTCATGATGCACGCCAAAGGCTGA
- a CDS encoding inositol monophosphatase family protein: protein MSFIFENDQAWLKLKNGIKQLAQQEVLPRFRHVDASTKADGSVLTEADTEMQKATEAFLNEHWPQFTFLGEESSAQEQKDALASDNGCWILDPVDGTSNFASDIPVYSVSLALIIQGDVKLGMVYDPDRDELFAARKGQGAELNDRALIAQTAKTELKKCIGLVDFKRLQAPLSTELVLKPPYASQRSIGSVALDWCWVAAGRGQLYCHGAQNIWDYAAGWLILNEAGGKSATLTGETVLVSEVVKRSAVAGTTPALFDDWFQILQDYQHAD, encoded by the coding sequence ATGTCTTTTATTTTCGAAAACGACCAGGCCTGGCTGAAACTGAAAAACGGCATTAAACAACTGGCCCAACAAGAAGTGCTGCCGCGTTTCCGTCATGTGGATGCGTCCACCAAAGCCGACGGTTCGGTGTTGACCGAAGCCGATACCGAAATGCAGAAAGCCACCGAAGCCTTCCTGAACGAACACTGGCCGCAATTCACCTTTTTAGGCGAGGAATCTTCGGCTCAAGAGCAAAAAGACGCCCTCGCCTCCGATAACGGTTGCTGGATTCTCGACCCGGTCGATGGCACCAGCAACTTCGCCAGCGACATTCCGGTTTACAGCGTCTCGCTGGCCTTGATTATCCAAGGCGATGTCAAATTGGGTATGGTGTACGACCCGGACCGTGACGAGCTGTTTGCTGCACGCAAAGGCCAAGGAGCTGAATTGAACGACCGCGCGCTTATCGCGCAAACCGCCAAAACGGAATTGAAGAAGTGCATCGGACTCGTCGATTTCAAACGATTGCAGGCGCCGTTGTCAACCGAGCTGGTATTGAAACCGCCTTATGCATCACAGCGCAGTATCGGCTCCGTGGCGTTGGACTGGTGTTGGGTCGCAGCAGGACGCGGTCAACTTTATTGCCACGGCGCTCAAAACATCTGGGATTACGCCGCCGGCTGGCTGATTTTGAATGAAGCCGGCGGCAAAAGCGCCACCTTGACGGGCGAAACCGTTCTGGTGTCGGAAGTGGTCAAGCGTTCCGCTGTGGCCGGAACCACACCGGCGCTATTCGACGACTGGTTTCAAATCTTGCAGGATTATCAACACGCCGACTGA
- a CDS encoding RNA pyrophosphohydrolase has product MIDEEGYRLNVGIIIVNKEGKLFWGKRMHQEAWQFPQGGVREHETPQQAVFRELKEEVGLEPSDVRVLGRTQDWLSYDLPKHLIRHYSQPVCIGQKQIWFLLGMLSEEEKIDLNTHETPEFEGWSWVDYWLPVQNVVEFKQSVYQQALTELEEHLNKFWIKEHA; this is encoded by the coding sequence GTGATTGATGAAGAGGGATACCGCTTAAATGTAGGTATCATTATCGTAAATAAGGAAGGGAAGCTGTTTTGGGGAAAACGCATGCACCAGGAGGCTTGGCAGTTTCCGCAGGGCGGCGTGCGTGAGCACGAAACGCCGCAACAAGCCGTTTTCCGTGAATTGAAAGAAGAGGTCGGTCTGGAACCGTCCGATGTCCGTGTATTGGGACGCACGCAGGATTGGTTGTCGTACGATTTACCGAAACACCTGATTCGTCATTACAGCCAACCGGTGTGTATCGGCCAAAAGCAAATCTGGTTTTTGCTCGGCATGCTGAGCGAAGAAGAGAAAATCGATTTGAACACTCATGAAACGCCGGAGTTCGAAGGCTGGAGTTGGGTGGATTATTGGTTGCCGGTTCAGAATGTGGTGGAATTCAAACAGTCGGTTTATCAGCAGGCGCTGACCGAATTGGAAGAACACCTCAATAAATTCTGGATTAAAGAACACGCCTGA
- a CDS encoding GGDEF domain-containing protein: MKSHLIISRQTKAEQSNLRRIQRGLLLGMAALVIAITSLSWHYYQKDRQVFIHSTESISPSKLDVILEELVYLVSDVIQDTLFIAKMHQAYLENSPGVAMLQTKQLLENISSIKPIYDQLRVLGPTGMEQIRINHTEEGPYAVPQNQLQDKRHRYYYQEALEVPKGHVYISPIDLNIEHGQIERPYKPMMRFATPVYDHNNQITSVIIVNYLAQELINVLSKYSEGNVQLMLLNHAGYWIKAPRPDLEWGFMFPERKDTNFSKSFPDVWELISNQKSGRLEHSEGIFNYETIDFESIKHANEKLNQTFSLTAFTPEFNNWKLVTYLPKDTMNEAIGSIRARYVLIAGLLIILSAVSLFLMYQNTLNRYKQRQALLSQAYFDQLTGAYNRTSLDNITKEAFKHNQDAAFIFIDLDGFKPINDEYGHQTGDEVLKIIVKRVQHLLRSNDVLFRLGGDEFAILLSGQLTRADIEHIIQRIEEVIEKPMQIKQNRIEVRASVGYSCYGEDGHDADSLLNAADEKMYAVKHARKQSKQTG; the protein is encoded by the coding sequence ATGAAATCTCATCTCATCATTTCACGGCAAACCAAAGCCGAACAAAGCAACCTGCGACGCATCCAACGCGGCCTGTTGCTCGGCATGGCCGCGTTGGTCATCGCCATCACAAGCTTGTCCTGGCATTATTACCAAAAAGACAGACAGGTTTTCATCCACTCCACCGAATCCATCTCACCATCCAAGCTGGACGTGATTTTGGAAGAATTGGTTTACTTGGTCAGTGACGTTATTCAAGACACCTTATTCATTGCAAAAATGCATCAAGCCTATCTGGAAAATTCGCCGGGCGTGGCCATGCTGCAAACCAAGCAACTTCTGGAAAACATTTCCTCCATCAAACCGATTTACGACCAACTTCGCGTGCTCGGCCCCACCGGCATGGAGCAAATCCGCATCAACCACACCGAAGAAGGCCCTTATGCCGTGCCGCAAAACCAATTGCAGGACAAACGGCATCGTTATTATTACCAGGAAGCGCTGGAGGTGCCGAAAGGTCATGTTTACATCAGCCCGATTGACCTCAATATCGAGCACGGCCAAATCGAACGTCCGTACAAACCCATGATGCGTTTTGCCACGCCGGTTTACGATCACAACAACCAGATTACGTCCGTCATCATCGTCAATTACCTCGCACAGGAACTGATCAATGTCCTCAGCAAGTACAGCGAAGGCAATGTCCAGCTGATGCTGTTGAACCATGCTGGTTACTGGATTAAGGCTCCCCGCCCCGACCTGGAATGGGGCTTTATGTTCCCGGAACGCAAAGACACCAATTTCAGCAAATCCTTTCCAGACGTCTGGGAATTGATCTCTAATCAAAAAAGTGGCCGCCTAGAACACTCGGAAGGCATCTTCAATTATGAAACGATTGATTTCGAGAGCATCAAACACGCCAACGAAAAACTCAATCAAACCTTTTCCCTGACCGCATTCACGCCGGAATTCAATAACTGGAAACTGGTGACCTATCTTCCCAAAGACACCATGAATGAAGCCATCGGTTCCATACGCGCCCGTTATGTATTGATTGCCGGGCTGCTAATCATATTGAGCGCCGTCAGCCTGTTCCTGATGTACCAGAACACCTTGAATCGCTACAAACAGCGACAAGCGCTCTTATCCCAGGCTTATTTCGACCAACTCACCGGCGCTTACAACCGTACCTCGCTGGACAATATCACCAAAGAAGCCTTCAAACACAATCAGGACGCGGCGTTCATCTTCATCGACTTGGACGGGTTCAAACCCATTAATGATGAATACGGACACCAGACCGGAGACGAAGTCTTGAAAATCATCGTCAAGCGCGTTCAGCACCTGCTGCGATCCAATGACGTGCTGTTCCGATTGGGAGGCGACGAATTCGCCATTTTACTCAGCGGGCAATTGACCCGTGCCGACATTGAACACATCATCCAGCGCATCGAAGAAGTGATTGAAAAACCGATGCAGATCAAACAGAACCGTATTGAGGTTCGCGCCAGTGTCGGTTACAGCTGTTACGGTGAAGACGGCCATGACGCAGACAGCTTGCTGAACGCCGCCGACGAAAAAATGTACGCCGTCAAGCACGCTCGAAAACAGTCCAAGCAAACCGGTTAA
- a CDS encoding histidinol-phosphatase codes for MALAIFDLDHTLINGDSDYLWGKFLVEKGVVDKTYYETRNDQFYEDYKNGTLDIMAYQHFSLEPLSKHDMTTLNAWHDEFMESFIRPIYQPKAQSLVDEHRAKGDTLLIITATNSFVTRPIAELYGIENLIGTDPEMKDNRYTGEVAGTPSFQSGKVTRLNEWLICNHHDLSGSFFYSDSQNDIPLLDIVENPVAVDCDETLASYAQERNWPIISLKDQ; via the coding sequence ATGGCTTTAGCAATCTTTGACCTGGATCACACACTCATCAATGGCGACAGCGACTATCTTTGGGGAAAATTTCTGGTCGAAAAAGGCGTGGTGGACAAAACCTATTACGAAACCCGGAACGACCAGTTCTATGAGGATTATAAAAACGGCACCCTCGATATCATGGCCTATCAGCATTTTTCGCTGGAACCGCTTTCAAAGCATGATATGACGACCTTAAATGCCTGGCACGACGAATTTATGGAGAGTTTCATCCGTCCGATCTATCAACCTAAAGCCCAATCTCTGGTGGACGAGCACCGCGCCAAAGGCGACACCTTGCTCATCATCACCGCGACCAACAGTTTCGTGACCCGGCCGATTGCCGAACTCTACGGCATTGAAAACCTGATCGGCACCGACCCGGAGATGAAAGACAATCGCTACACTGGCGAAGTGGCGGGCACGCCGTCTTTCCAGAGCGGCAAAGTCACCCGTTTGAACGAGTGGTTGATTTGCAACCACCATGACCTATCCGGTAGCTTCTTCTATTCCGATTCGCAAAACGACATCCCACTGCTGGACATTGTGGAAAATCCGGTGGCGGTGGATTGCGACGAGACCTTGGCGTCTTACGCTCAAGAGCGCAACTGGCCGATTATCAGCCTGAAAGATCAATAA
- the ffh gene encoding signal recognition particle protein yields MFDNLSDRLAKSFKAITGQGRLTESNIKDALRDVRRALLEADVALPVVKSFIDKVQERAIGQEVSTSLNPGQAFIKIVREQLTEVMGQEAAPLNFNVEPPAVIMMAGLQGAGKTTSVGKLARWLKEREKKKVMVVSADVYRPAAIKQLETLAEQIDVIFYPSSADQDPVDIANNARAEARKQFVDVLILDTAGRLHIDNDMMQEIQRLHSAVKPVETLFVVDAMTGQDAANTAKAFDDALPLTGVILTKTDGDARGGAALSIREITGKPIKFIGAGEKTEALEPFHPDRMAGRILGMGDVLSLIEEAETKIDQKKAAKFAKKIQKSGQFDLEDFLEQLQQINKMGGVGGLMGKLPGMGQLKDQINDQAMEKDFKRLEAIIFSMTPQERAHPAIIKGSRKKRIASGSGTTVQDINKLMKQFTQMQKMMKKVSKGGMKNMMRGMAGKMPPGMGGMLPPGMR; encoded by the coding sequence ATGTTTGATAATCTATCGGATCGTCTGGCCAAATCGTTTAAAGCGATTACCGGTCAGGGACGTTTAACGGAATCCAATATCAAGGACGCATTGCGTGATGTGCGTCGTGCCTTGTTGGAAGCGGATGTCGCCTTGCCGGTGGTGAAAAGTTTCATCGACAAGGTTCAGGAAAGAGCCATCGGTCAGGAAGTGTCCACCAGCCTGAATCCGGGCCAGGCGTTCATCAAAATCGTTCGTGAACAACTGACCGAAGTCATGGGGCAGGAAGCCGCGCCGCTGAACTTCAATGTCGAACCGCCGGCGGTCATTATGATGGCCGGTTTGCAAGGGGCGGGTAAAACCACCTCGGTCGGCAAGCTGGCGCGCTGGTTGAAAGAGCGTGAGAAGAAAAAGGTCATGGTGGTGTCGGCCGACGTGTACCGTCCCGCGGCCATCAAGCAGCTGGAAACACTGGCGGAACAAATTGATGTAATTTTCTATCCGTCTTCCGCCGATCAGGATCCGGTCGATATCGCCAATAATGCTCGTGCGGAAGCGCGTAAACAATTTGTGGATGTATTGATTCTGGATACCGCCGGTCGCTTGCACATCGACAACGACATGATGCAGGAAATCCAGCGTTTGCATTCGGCGGTCAAGCCGGTGGAAACCCTGTTTGTGGTCGATGCGATGACCGGTCAGGATGCCGCTAACACGGCCAAAGCCTTTGATGATGCGTTGCCGTTGACCGGTGTGATTCTGACCAAAACTGACGGGGATGCCCGTGGTGGTGCGGCGCTGTCGATTCGTGAAATCACCGGCAAGCCGATTAAATTCATCGGGGCCGGTGAAAAGACCGAGGCGTTGGAGCCGTTCCACCCGGATCGTATGGCCGGGCGGATTCTTGGCATGGGCGATGTGCTCAGCTTGATCGAAGAAGCCGAAACCAAAATCGATCAGAAAAAAGCCGCCAAGTTTGCCAAAAAAATCCAGAAGTCGGGCCAATTCGATTTGGAAGACTTTCTGGAACAATTGCAGCAAATCAACAAAATGGGTGGTGTTGGCGGTTTGATGGGCAAGTTGCCGGGCATGGGGCAGTTGAAGGATCAAATCAACGATCAGGCGATGGAAAAGGACTTCAAGCGTCTGGAAGCGATTATCTTCTCCATGACGCCGCAGGAGCGTGCGCACCCGGCCATCATCAAAGGCTCGCGTAAGAAGCGTATTGCCTCCGGTTCCGGTACCACGGTGCAGGACATCAATAAGTTGATGAAGCAGTTCACGCAAATGCAGAAGATGATGAAAAAAGTCTCCAAAGGCGGCATGAAAAACATGATGCGCGGCATGGCCGGTAAAATGCCGCCGGGCATGGGCGGAATGTTGCCACCGGGCATGCGTTAA
- a CDS encoding HlyC/CorC family transporter: MNSIPISVLFGILILLIILSALFSSSETGMMALNKYRLKHKVKEGHKGAIKVQRLLESPDRLLGVILLGNNFVNIFASSVATIIAMRLIGEAGIALAAGLLTLVILVFSEVAPKTLAALYPEKIAYPAAYFLEPLLKVLSPLVWMVNFFANNFLRLFGVKVSDREDDDHALSREELQTLINEATGRLPKQYRTMLNGIMQLESITVEDVMIPKQDIYAIDVSQPMEEIVKTILKSPFTRIPVYRENMDEDLLGVINLRKALPLLTKPDLSLKDIIKATRPGYFIPETTTLNIQLSSFNKHKRHMALIVDEYGNLQGLLTLEDLLEEIVGKFSTDTREKAFTKVAMHQDGSITFDASEFIRDLNKTYQFELPTDGPKTLNGLIQEELETLPEVGTCLKVDNYILEVTETSKHAIEKVKLTQVDPTLRFK, encoded by the coding sequence TTGAACAGTATTCCCATTTCGGTCCTCTTCGGGATCCTAATCTTACTCATCATTCTGTCCGCGCTCTTTTCAAGTTCCGAAACCGGAATGATGGCGCTGAACAAATACCGCCTGAAACACAAAGTCAAAGAAGGCCATAAAGGCGCCATCAAGGTTCAGCGTTTGCTCGAATCGCCAGATCGCCTGCTGGGCGTCATTTTGCTCGGCAACAACTTCGTAAACATTTTCGCGTCGTCCGTCGCCACCATCATCGCGATGCGCTTGATCGGCGAAGCCGGTATTGCTTTGGCCGCCGGGCTACTGACATTGGTCATTCTGGTCTTTTCCGAAGTGGCCCCGAAAACTCTGGCCGCACTTTACCCGGAAAAAATCGCCTATCCAGCGGCCTATTTTCTAGAACCGTTATTGAAAGTGCTGTCGCCGCTGGTCTGGATGGTGAATTTTTTCGCCAACAATTTCCTGCGCCTGTTCGGCGTTAAAGTGTCCGACCGAGAAGACGACGATCATGCGTTGAGCCGCGAAGAACTGCAAACCCTGATCAACGAAGCCACTGGGCGTTTGCCGAAACAATACCGCACCATGCTCAACGGCATCATGCAATTGGAAAGCATCACCGTGGAAGACGTGATGATTCCGAAACAGGATATTTACGCCATCGACGTCAGCCAACCAATGGAAGAAATCGTTAAAACCATCCTCAAATCGCCGTTCACACGCATTCCGGTGTACCGCGAAAACATGGACGAGGATTTACTGGGCGTCATCAACCTGCGTAAAGCGCTGCCGTTATTGACCAAACCCGATTTGTCACTGAAGGACATCATCAAGGCGACGCGTCCGGGCTATTTCATTCCGGAAACCACGACGCTGAACATCCAGCTATCCAGCTTCAACAAACACAAACGCCATATGGCGCTGATTGTGGACGAATACGGCAACCTGCAAGGCCTGCTGACGCTGGAAGATTTGCTGGAAGAAATCGTCGGGAAATTCAGCACCGACACCCGTGAAAAAGCCTTTACCAAAGTGGCGATGCACCAGGACGGTTCCATCACCTTCGATGCATCGGAATTCATTCGTGACCTGAATAAAACTTACCAGTTCGAGTTACCGACCGATGGCCCGAAAACGCTGAACGGCCTGATTCAGGAAGAATTGGAGACTTTGCCGGAAGTCGGCACCTGCTTGAAGGTCGACAACTACATTCTGGAAGTGACCGAAACCTCTAAGCACGCCATCGAAAAAGTCAAACTGACGCAGGTCGACCCGACACTGCGCTTCAAATAA